One segment of Phaeacidiphilus oryzae TH49 DNA contains the following:
- a CDS encoding pyridoxamine 5'-phosphate oxidase family protein, which yields MTQVEDGTAARAGEVPVSSEEELRALIGHPMEAALRKERPALHELDRLWLAQSRFCLLATAAADGTCDVSPKGDPEGFALVLDERTIAIPERNGNRRADSFRNILENPQVGTIFFIPGRGDTLRINGRARLVSDAPWFDRMAVRGKRPVLAVVVDVEQVFHHCSKAFLRSELWKPETWHPQDLPSRPVIAKALERPDDDLEFLEEYYGQAYERPENLYR from the coding sequence GTGACGCAGGTCGAGGACGGGACGGCGGCGAGGGCGGGGGAGGTCCCGGTCTCCTCGGAGGAGGAGCTGCGGGCGCTGATTGGGCACCCCATGGAGGCCGCGCTGCGGAAGGAGCGCCCCGCGCTCCATGAGTTGGACAGGCTGTGGCTGGCTCAGTCGCGGTTCTGCCTGCTGGCCACCGCGGCCGCGGACGGAACCTGCGACGTCTCGCCCAAGGGGGACCCGGAGGGCTTCGCGCTGGTGCTGGACGAGCGGACCATCGCGATCCCGGAGCGCAACGGCAACCGCCGTGCGGACAGCTTCCGGAACATCCTGGAGAACCCGCAGGTCGGGACGATCTTCTTCATCCCCGGCCGCGGCGACACCCTGCGGATCAACGGCCGGGCCCGGCTGGTCTCGGACGCGCCCTGGTTCGACCGGATGGCCGTCCGCGGCAAGCGCCCGGTGCTGGCCGTGGTGGTGGACGTGGAGCAGGTCTTCCACCACTGCTCCAAGGCCTTCCTCCGCTCCGAGCTGTGGAAGCCGGAGACCTGGCACCCGCAGGACCTCCCCTCCAGGCCGGTCATCGCCAAGGCGCTGGAGCGCCCCGACGACGACCTGGAGTTCCTGGAGGAGTACTACGGCCAGGCCTACGAGCGGCCGGAGAACCTCTACCGGTAG
- a CDS encoding globin domain-containing protein, whose product MEPPAAPQSPPLSMQVPQAEPVRVSPEDLALVRRSLGVLSRRSDRATGEFYALLFVRHPEVRELFPAAMDVQRDRLFRALLTGSGALAGSAGERARVRAWLRGLGRDHRKYGALAEHYGPVGECLIEAVRRYCGMPWDAALDGAWRRVYGALAAEMTAGAAADALVAPAWWMGEIVSVERRTGSVAVLTVRPDQPYPFRAGQYATLETPWWPRVWRHYSFASAPRPDGTLSFHVKAVPAGWVSGALVHRAGPGDLIRLGPPQGGMTVDHGSDRGLLCLGGGTGIAPIKAIVEEVAQHSEAVAGTRRVEVFYGARRPEELYVLDALEELARRHRGVSVRPVIGDPVGDAVGGPVVDAVAGPAGNPFGDAGTEPPRGLGLSGALPDVVRRFGPWETFDGYLSGPPAMVRRGVTALLGSGMPADRIRHDLAASGAE is encoded by the coding sequence GTGGAGCCGCCGGCGGCGCCGCAGTCGCCGCCGCTGTCGATGCAAGTGCCGCAGGCGGAGCCGGTGCGGGTGTCGCCGGAGGACCTGGCGCTGGTCCGCCGTTCCCTCGGCGTCCTCTCCCGGCGGTCCGACCGGGCCACCGGTGAGTTCTACGCCCTCCTCTTCGTCCGCCACCCTGAGGTGCGGGAGCTCTTCCCGGCCGCCATGGACGTGCAGCGGGACCGCCTCTTCCGGGCGCTGCTGACCGGCAGCGGCGCGCTCGCCGGAAGCGCGGGCGAGCGCGCCAGGGTCCGCGCCTGGCTGCGCGGCCTCGGGCGGGACCACCGCAAGTACGGCGCCCTGGCCGAGCACTACGGCCCGGTCGGGGAGTGCCTGATCGAGGCCGTCCGCCGGTACTGCGGCATGCCCTGGGACGCGGCGCTGGACGGCGCCTGGCGCCGGGTCTACGGCGCGCTGGCCGCCGAGATGACGGCCGGTGCGGCGGCGGACGCCCTGGTCGCCCCGGCCTGGTGGATGGGCGAGATCGTCTCCGTGGAGCGGCGCACCGGCAGCGTCGCGGTGCTCACCGTGCGGCCCGACCAGCCGTACCCGTTCCGCGCCGGGCAGTACGCCACGCTGGAGACCCCGTGGTGGCCGCGGGTGTGGCGGCACTACTCCTTCGCCTCCGCGCCCCGGCCGGACGGCACCCTGAGCTTCCACGTCAAGGCGGTGCCGGCGGGCTGGGTGAGCGGCGCCCTGGTGCACCGGGCCGGTCCCGGCGACCTGATCCGGCTCGGGCCCCCGCAGGGCGGGATGACGGTGGACCACGGCAGCGACCGGGGTCTGCTGTGTCTCGGCGGCGGCACCGGGATCGCGCCGATCAAGGCGATCGTCGAGGAGGTCGCCCAGCACTCCGAGGCGGTCGCCGGCACCCGCCGGGTCGAGGTCTTCTACGGCGCCCGCCGGCCCGAGGAGCTCTATGTCCTGGACGCGCTGGAGGAGTTGGCCCGGCGCCACCGCGGGGTGTCGGTGCGGCCGGTGATCGGCGATCCGGTCGGGGACGCCGTCGGCGGTCCGGTCGTCGACGCCGTCGCCGGTCCGGCCGGAAACCCGTTCGGAGACGCGGGGACAGAGCCGCCGCGCGGCCTGGGGCTGTCGGGCGCACTGCCGGACGTCGTACGGCGGTTCGGCCCCTGGGAGACCTTCGACGGGTACCTCAGCGGGCCCCCGGCGATGGTCCGCCGGGGGGTGACCGCGCTGCTCGGCAGCGGGATGCCGGCCGACCGGATCCGCCACGACCTGGCTGCTTCGGGTGCGGAGTGA
- a CDS encoding GNAT family N-acetyltransferase, whose translation MSVLIRPARAAEAGILSDLALRSKAHWGYDADFLDACREELTLRADEVAGRRTTVAERDGRVLGFTTLEGGPPTGVLGMMFVEPRAIGQGIGRLLFEHTAAAARALGFTRLTIEADSHAEPFYRAMGAVPTGTVPSGSIPGRLLPTLLLTLPH comes from the coding sequence ATGAGCGTGCTGATCAGGCCGGCCCGGGCGGCCGAGGCCGGGATCCTCAGCGACCTGGCCCTTCGGTCCAAGGCCCACTGGGGCTACGACGCGGACTTCCTCGACGCGTGCCGGGAGGAGCTGACCCTCCGCGCGGACGAGGTGGCCGGCCGACGGACCACGGTGGCCGAGCGGGACGGTCGCGTCCTGGGCTTCACCACCCTCGAAGGAGGGCCGCCCACCGGCGTCCTGGGGATGATGTTCGTCGAGCCGCGAGCCATCGGCCAGGGCATCGGCCGCCTGCTGTTCGAGCACACCGCCGCAGCCGCGCGGGCCCTGGGTTTCACCCGCCTCACCATCGAGGCGGACTCCCACGCCGAGCCCTTCTACCGCGCGATGGGCGCGGTCCCCACCGGAACCGTCCCCTCCGGCTCCATCCCCGGCAGACTGCTGCCGACGCTCCTCCTCACCCTCCCGCACTGA
- a CDS encoding NADH:flavin oxidoreductase/NADH oxidase — MTSLFEPLTLRGLTVPNRVWMPPMCQYSAEAEGPLTGVPTDWHFQHLASRAAGGAGLIILEATGVSAEGRISPFDLGLWNDAQQEAFRRITAFLESQGAVPGIQLGHAGRKASTDAPWRGGGALRPEEGGWTPVAPSAIPFDDASPVPAELSTEEIAEVVRQFADAARRALAAGFKTVELHGAHGYLIHQFLSPASNHRTDAYGGPLENRMRFALEVATAVREVWPDELPLLFRLSATDWLENDEDADTPGWTVEDSVRLAKELQAVGVDLIDVSTGGNIPRPRIPVGPGYQVPFAERLRREAGIRTAAVGLITEAEQAQRILDEERADAVLIGRELLRSPYWPRRAAELLGDGDGVTTPPQYARAYR; from the coding sequence ATGACCAGCCTCTTCGAGCCGCTCACCCTGCGCGGACTCACCGTGCCCAACCGGGTGTGGATGCCGCCGATGTGCCAGTACTCGGCCGAGGCCGAGGGACCGCTCACCGGCGTCCCCACCGACTGGCACTTCCAGCATCTCGCCTCCCGCGCGGCCGGCGGCGCCGGGCTGATCATCCTGGAGGCCACCGGCGTCTCCGCGGAAGGCCGGATCTCCCCCTTCGACCTCGGCCTGTGGAACGACGCCCAGCAGGAGGCGTTCCGCCGGATCACCGCCTTCCTGGAGTCCCAGGGCGCCGTCCCCGGCATCCAGCTCGGCCACGCCGGGCGGAAGGCCTCCACCGACGCCCCCTGGCGGGGCGGCGGGGCGCTCCGCCCCGAGGAGGGCGGCTGGACCCCGGTGGCCCCCAGCGCGATCCCCTTCGACGACGCCTCGCCGGTGCCGGCCGAGCTGAGCACCGAGGAGATCGCCGAGGTGGTCCGGCAGTTCGCGGACGCCGCCCGCCGCGCGCTGGCCGCCGGCTTCAAGACGGTCGAGCTCCACGGCGCCCACGGCTACCTGATCCACCAGTTCCTCTCGCCCGCCTCCAACCACCGCACCGACGCCTACGGCGGCCCGCTGGAGAACCGGATGCGGTTCGCCCTCGAGGTCGCGACGGCCGTCCGCGAGGTCTGGCCGGACGAGCTCCCGCTGCTCTTCCGGCTCTCCGCCACCGACTGGCTGGAGAACGACGAGGACGCCGACACCCCCGGCTGGACGGTCGAGGACTCCGTCCGCCTCGCCAAGGAACTGCAGGCCGTGGGCGTGGACCTGATCGACGTCTCCACCGGTGGCAACATTCCGCGCCCGCGGATCCCGGTCGGCCCCGGCTACCAGGTGCCGTTCGCCGAGCGCCTCCGCCGCGAGGCCGGCATCCGCACCGCCGCCGTCGGCCTGATCACGGAGGCGGAGCAGGCCCAGCGGATCCTCGACGAGGAGCGCGCCGACGCCGTGCTGATCGGCCGCGAGCTGCTGCGCTCCCCGTACTGGCCCCGCCGGGCCGCCGAGCTCCTGGGCGACGGCGACGGGGTCACCACCCCGCCGCAGTACGCCCGCGCCTACCGGTAG
- a CDS encoding nitroreductase, whose protein sequence is MDVYQAVATRRAVRGFTDRPVPPETLERVLSAAARSPSGGNLQPWRCYLLTGAPLAELKKRTGERVAAGDPGDEPEYPMYPDRLDPAYRERRSAAAAQRFDALGIERGDARARAREIARNWDCFGAPALLLCYIERGMGSAQWADLGMYLQTVMLLLRAEDLHSCPQMAWSVYHRTAAEVVGPPEGLLLFAGLSIGHRDPSAQGPRTARAPLSQTVTFLGDATTTTTTATTG, encoded by the coding sequence ATGGACGTCTACCAGGCAGTCGCCACCCGACGCGCGGTGCGCGGCTTCACCGACCGGCCGGTGCCGCCGGAGACCCTGGAGCGGGTGCTCTCCGCCGCCGCCCGCTCGCCCTCCGGCGGCAACCTCCAGCCCTGGCGCTGCTATCTGCTGACCGGCGCCCCGCTCGCCGAGCTGAAGAAGCGCACCGGTGAGCGGGTCGCCGCCGGCGATCCCGGTGACGAGCCGGAGTACCCGATGTATCCGGACCGGCTGGACCCCGCCTACCGCGAGCGCCGTTCCGCCGCCGCGGCCCAGCGGTTCGACGCCCTCGGCATCGAGCGCGGGGATGCCCGCGCACGCGCCCGGGAGATCGCCCGCAACTGGGACTGCTTCGGCGCCCCGGCGCTGCTGCTCTGCTATATCGAGCGCGGCATGGGCTCCGCCCAGTGGGCCGACCTCGGCATGTACCTGCAGACCGTGATGCTGCTGCTGCGTGCCGAGGACCTCCACAGCTGCCCGCAGATGGCCTGGTCGGTCTACCACCGCACGGCCGCCGAGGTCGTCGGCCCGCCCGAAGGCCTCCTCCTCTTCGCCGGCCTGTCGATCGGCCACCGGGACCCGTCGGCGCAAGGCCCCCGGACCGCCCGGGCGCCCCTCTCGCAGACGGTCACCTTCCTCGGCGACGCGACCACGACGACGACCACGGCCACCACCGGGTAG
- the dnaB gene encoding replicative DNA helicase: protein MSGPQYVGQEAAAPPPDEDPWAGLASEPPAGAIGALDGIPDGPSDRLPSSSRNGERNGDRNGGRGFGRDGRQGRGSGDDRSGSSGDRGFERVPPQDLLAEQSVLGGMMLSKDAIADVVEVLKPADYYRPAHELIHGAILDLYARGEPADPITVAAELTKRGEITRVGGAAYLHTLVSSVPTAANAEYYAEIVHERAVLRRLVEAGTRIAQMGYAADGDVDEIVNSAQAEIYAVTEERTNEDYLPLGDIMEGALDEIESIGSRSGQMTGVPTGFADLDQLTNGLHPGQMIVVAARPAMGKSTLALDFARACSIKSRMPSVIFSLEMGRNEIAMRLLSAEARVALHHMRSGNMTDDDWTRLARRMPELNEAPLYIDDSPNLSMMEIRAKCRRLKQRNDLRMVVIDYLQLMQTGGSRRPESRQQEVSEMSRNLKLLAKELEIPVIALSQLNRGPEQRTDKKPMVSDLRESGSIEQDADMVILLHREDAYEKESPRAGEADLIVAKHRNGPTATITVAFQGHYSRFVDMAQS from the coding sequence GGGATTCCTGACGGCCCGTCCGACCGGCTCCCGTCCTCCTCCCGCAACGGGGAGCGGAACGGCGACCGCAACGGCGGCCGCGGCTTCGGCCGGGACGGCCGGCAGGGGCGCGGCTCCGGCGACGACCGCTCCGGCTCCTCGGGGGACCGCGGCTTCGAACGGGTACCCCCGCAGGACCTGCTGGCCGAGCAGTCGGTGCTGGGCGGCATGATGCTGTCCAAGGACGCCATCGCCGACGTGGTGGAGGTCCTCAAGCCCGCCGACTACTACCGCCCGGCGCACGAGCTGATCCACGGCGCCATCCTCGACCTCTACGCCCGCGGCGAGCCGGCCGACCCGATCACCGTCGCCGCCGAGCTCACCAAGCGCGGCGAGATCACCCGGGTCGGCGGGGCCGCGTACCTCCACACCCTGGTCTCCTCGGTGCCCACGGCCGCCAACGCCGAGTACTACGCGGAGATCGTCCACGAGCGCGCGGTGCTGCGCCGGCTGGTCGAGGCCGGCACCCGCATCGCGCAGATGGGCTACGCGGCGGACGGCGACGTCGACGAGATCGTCAACTCCGCGCAGGCGGAGATCTACGCCGTCACCGAGGAGCGCACCAACGAGGACTACCTCCCGCTGGGCGACATCATGGAGGGCGCCCTCGACGAGATCGAGTCGATCGGCTCCCGCAGCGGCCAGATGACCGGCGTGCCCACCGGCTTCGCCGACCTCGACCAGCTGACCAACGGCCTCCACCCGGGCCAGATGATCGTCGTCGCGGCCCGTCCCGCCATGGGAAAGTCGACGCTGGCCCTGGACTTCGCGCGGGCCTGCTCGATCAAGAGCCGGATGCCCAGCGTCATCTTCTCGCTGGAGATGGGCCGGAACGAGATCGCGATGCGCCTCCTCTCCGCCGAGGCGCGGGTGGCGCTGCACCACATGCGGTCCGGGAACATGACGGACGACGACTGGACCCGGCTCGCCCGCCGGATGCCGGAGTTGAACGAGGCCCCGCTCTACATCGACGACTCGCCCAACCTGTCGATGATGGAGATCCGGGCCAAGTGCCGCCGGCTGAAGCAGCGGAACGACCTGCGGATGGTGGTCATCGACTACCTCCAGCTGATGCAGACCGGTGGCTCGCGGCGGCCGGAGAGCCGGCAGCAGGAGGTCTCCGAGATGTCCCGCAACCTCAAGCTGCTGGCCAAGGAGCTGGAGATCCCGGTCATCGCCCTCTCCCAGCTGAACCGAGGTCCCGAGCAGCGCACCGACAAGAAGCCGATGGTGTCGGACCTCCGCGAGTCCGGCTCGATCGAGCAGGACGCGGACATGGTGATCCTGCTGCACCGCGAGGACGCCTACGAGAAGGAGTCCCCGCGGGCCGGCGAGGCCGACCTGATCGTCGCCAAGCACCGTAACGGCCCCACCGCCACCATCACGGTCGCCTTCCAGGGCCACTACTCCCGCTTCGTGGACATGGCGCAGAGCTGA